One window of Bacillus oleivorans genomic DNA carries:
- a CDS encoding FbpB family small basic protein, whose amino-acid sequence MWSWSKKNKEDLLKDKKQVAKIEERLDARHVMPKK is encoded by the coding sequence TTGTGGAGTTGGTCAAAAAAAAATAAAGAGGATCTCTTGAAAGATAAAAAGCAGGTTGCAAAAATAGAGGAACGGCTCGATGCAAGACATGTAATGCCCAAAAAATAA